The DNA segment GCTAGTCTTGACAAGGAAAGTCAATCCACCTTGTCTTCTTGGGTCGGAACCAGGCCCTGCACTTGGATAGGGATCATTTGTGGTTCGTTTGGGAGCATCACTCATCTAAACCTTTCCTCTTCAGATTTGAAAGGGAAGCTAGAAGGTTTGAACTTCTCCCTTTTTCCCAACCTTACTCATGTTGATCTTAGCATTAACTCACTCTATGGAAGTATTCCTTCGATAGGAAATTTAATAAACTTATCTGTTCTTTACCTTTACAACAACAAACTCTCTGGTTCCATTCCCCAAGAAATTGGGTTATTAAGATCTCTTTCTAGCCTTGCATTGTCTGACAACAATTTCACAGGTCCAATCCCTGCTTCAATAGGAAATTTGACAAACTTATCCTTTCTTTACCTTTACAACAACAAACTCTCTAGTTCCATTCCTCAAGAA comes from the Theobroma cacao cultivar B97-61/B2 unplaced genomic scaffold, Criollo_cocoa_genome_V2, whole genome shotgun sequence genome and includes:
- the LOC108663982 gene encoding MDIS1-interacting receptor like kinase 2-like — translated: MPLPLKVLFFLNLVLVSSFNFIASTASSISATAPVGVTEVEALLVWKASLDKESQSTLSSWVGTRPCTWIGIICGSFGSITHLNLSSSDLKGKLEGLNFSLFPNLTHVDLSINSLYGSIPSIGNLINLSVLYLYNNKLSGSIPQEIGLLRSLSSLALSDNNFTGPIPASIGNLTNLSFLYLYNNKLSSSIPQEIGLLRSLSDLQLSYNNFTGPIPASIGNMIHLSVLYLNNNKLSNFIPQEIGLLRSLSDLG